Proteins encoded in a region of the Prochlorothrix hollandica PCC 9006 = CALU 1027 genome:
- a CDS encoding Ig-like domain-containing protein: MSNLIITGVIDGPLTGGTPKAIELYALNDIADLSIYGIEAATNGSASTGVDFTLTGSATAGDYIYVASETTQFNAYFGFNPTFVNAVANINGDDTIILFENNSIVDVFGEIGVDGTGRPWEHLDGWAYRNNDVDPSSTFNASEWTFSGVNALDDDASNVNATATPSWPIGTFTAGGTDTTAPTIATLTPVDDSSNVVVGNNLQVQFSENVQKGTGNIVIKQSSDNAVVETIDVTSAQVTVSGSTVTINPTNDLANSTGYYSSPKWVVWCAPSGGTPHQGFQPSRSLQLI, translated from the coding sequence GTGTCTAACTTAATTATTACGGGTGTTATTGACGGCCCACTCACAGGGGGTACCCCGAAAGCGATCGAGTTATATGCTCTAAACGACATTGCTGATCTCAGCATCTATGGCATTGAAGCTGCAACCAATGGCAGTGCAAGTACTGGTGTAGATTTTACCTTAACTGGCTCTGCAACAGCAGGTGACTATATCTATGTTGCCAGTGAAACAACACAGTTTAATGCCTATTTTGGGTTTAATCCAACCTTCGTCAATGCTGTAGCGAACATCAATGGAGATGACACGATCATTCTGTTTGAAAATAACTCGATCGTAGATGTCTTTGGTGAAATTGGTGTCGATGGTACGGGCAGACCTTGGGAACACCTTGACGGTTGGGCTTATCGTAATAATGACGTTGATCCGAGTAGCACTTTTAACGCATCCGAGTGGACATTCAGCGGAGTAAATGCCCTTGATGATGATGCTTCAAATGTGAATGCAACGGCTACACCATCTTGGCCGATCGGTACATTTACTGCTGGTGGGACTGACACAACTGCACCCACGATCGCTACACTCACCCCCGTAGACGATTCCAGCAATGTAGTCGTTGGTAATAACTTACAGGTGCAGTTCAGCGAGAACGTCCAAAAAGGCACTGGCAACATCGTTATTAAGCAATCATCAGATAATGCCGTAGTCGAAACGATCGACGTTACCTCCGCTCAAGTCACCGTTAGTGGTTCTACTGTCACCATCAATCCCACCAATGATCTGGCTAACTCCACTGGCTATTACAGCAGTCCTAAATGGGTCGTGTGGTGTGCCCCCTCCGGGGGCACACCACACCAAGGGTTTCAGCCATCGAGATCCTTACAACTGATTTAG
- a CDS encoding Ig-like domain-containing protein: MVETISITSSQVNVSNDTVTIDLTSSLAPGTAYSVQIAAGAIDNLAGNDFAGMSDPAT, translated from the coding sequence ATCGTTGAAACGATCTCGATTACCTCTAGCCAAGTCAATGTTAGCAACGATACCGTCACGATCGATCTGACGAGTTCTCTGGCTCCAGGCACCGCTTACTCTGTGCAAATTGCAGCGGGCGCGATCGACAACCTGGCGGGTAATGATTTTGCTGGCATGAGCGACCCTGCTACCTGA
- a CDS encoding DUF4114 domain-containing protein encodes MLASTGRDSLFPSDRWGTTYIIDTDFSDLDNITADVNAIYDGDDAGAGQFTDPDFGLRSPDNLDWADDGWVYLQEDSSYDEFGLTSGEEASIWRLNPNTGELIRVAQMDRSALPDGQTDSSPDDIGNWESSGIIDVSTLFGEDPGQLFLFDVQAHSLRDGIIANAGLVQGGQLAFLEAPDDLAPPAMPPTIDPEPPVEDEFGFDTTEPVSGGFFKAQTNLSFEIKIKANATKIKFASELVIFKVENASGSVAGQTPGSSGYLDAILNDSKVLGSLSLLAGSEFDASGLPGGLDIYSFSQIIDLEASQRFGFLLVENGQLGDANAKVSFSNSSSFSVGSFSETGFELSFAGSDLEFSLEIEAKDDAPGLAKKRFGLQTGREFLELLDRRGEDGLTGQVRVFSEAAFDNLVGFYRTDTTGNILGGNGQTLASVGASNYFEVLIQQAQTLAIELKSTTNSNFLFAGNAILSPFIIADGDFGNYSADRIFTPFRSVNRDGVDHFRLLGSGTFAVEDQFGGGDRDFDDMIIQVNFA; translated from the coding sequence TTTGGTCTGCGTAGTCCTGACAACCTGGATTGGGCGGATGATGGTTGGGTTTATCTTCAGGAAGACAGCAGCTATGACGAGTTTGGCTTAACCTCCGGGGAAGAAGCCTCGATCTGGCGCTTAAACCCCAACACGGGTGAATTGATCCGTGTTGCACAAATGGATCGCTCTGCACTTCCCGATGGACAAACCGATAGCTCTCCTGATGACATTGGAAACTGGGAATCCTCCGGCATCATTGATGTGTCTACCCTCTTTGGGGAAGATCCCGGTCAACTGTTCCTCTTTGATGTGCAGGCCCACAGCTTACGCGATGGCATTATTGCTAACGCTGGTTTAGTGCAAGGCGGTCAACTTGCTTTCCTAGAAGCTCCCGATGATCTTGCACCTCCGGCTATGCCACCCACCATTGATCCGGAACCCCCCGTGGAGGATGAGTTTGGCTTTGACACCACGGAACCGGTCAGCGGGGGCTTCTTCAAGGCCCAGACGAACTTGAGCTTTGAGATCAAAATCAAAGCCAATGCCACCAAAATCAAATTTGCCAGTGAATTGGTGATTTTTAAGGTGGAGAATGCCAGTGGTTCCGTTGCGGGCCAAACACCGGGATCCAGTGGTTACCTGGATGCCATCCTCAATGACAGTAAGGTTCTCGGATCCCTCAGTCTCTTGGCGGGTTCGGAGTTCGATGCCAGTGGTCTCCCCGGTGGCCTGGATATCTACAGTTTCAGCCAAATCATTGACCTGGAAGCTAGCCAGCGCTTTGGGTTCCTGTTGGTGGAAAATGGCCAGCTAGGGGATGCTAACGCCAAGGTTTCCTTCTCGAACTCCAGCAGCTTTAGTGTAGGTAGCTTTAGCGAAACGGGTTTTGAGTTGAGCTTTGCAGGCAGTGACCTAGAGTTTAGCCTGGAAATCGAAGCTAAGGACGATGCTCCGGGGCTAGCGAAAAAGCGCTTTGGGCTGCAAACGGGCCGCGAGTTCTTGGAATTGCTCGATCGGCGGGGTGAAGATGGGCTAACGGGCCAGGTTCGCGTCTTTAGTGAAGCCGCCTTCGATAACCTGGTGGGCTTCTACCGCACCGATACAACGGGCAATATCCTGGGAGGCAATGGCCAAACCCTAGCTAGCGTGGGAGCGAGTAACTACTTTGAGGTGCTGATTCAACAGGCTCAAACCCTGGCGATCGAACTCAAATCCACCACCAACAGCAACTTCCTCTTTGCGGGTAACGCCATTCTTTCCCCCTTCATCATCGCCGATGGAGATTTTGGCAATTACAGCGCCGATCGCATCTTTACCCCCTTCCGATCGGTGAACCGCGACGGGGTGGACCACTTCCGTCTGCTGGGCAGTGGCACCTTTGCGGTGGAAGACCAATTTGGCGGCGGCGATCGGGACTTCGATGACATGATCATCCAAGTCAATTTCGCCTAA